A part of Aegilops tauschii subsp. strangulata cultivar AL8/78 chromosome 2, Aet v6.0, whole genome shotgun sequence genomic DNA contains:
- the LOC109757699 gene encoding auxin-induced protein 15A-like, whose protein sequence is MCNVITIPSIAWLRRAARRWRARRSTSAPVPAGHVAVCAEGARFMVRLAHLSHPAFLELLRQAEEEYGFRSGASGPVALPCDEHRLRDVLRRVSSSSGSEEPRRSSFCRRRGDSRPLLQGVTVEKLFP, encoded by the coding sequence ATGTGCAACGTCATCACAATTCCGTCGATCGCCTGGCTGCGCCGCGCCGCGCGGCGGTGGCGGGCCCGCCGCTCCACGTCCGCCCCGGTGCCGGCGGGTCACGTGGCGGTGTGCGCGGAGGGCGCTCGGTTCATGGTGCGGCTGGCGCACCTCAGCCACCCGGCGTTCCTGGAGCTGCTGCGGCAGGCGGAGGAGGAGTACGGCTTCCGGTCCGGCGCCTCCGGCCCCGTCGCGCTCCCCTGCGATGAGCACCGCCTCCGCGACGTCCTCCGCCGCGTCTCTTCCTCGTCCGGCTCCGAGGAGCCGCGCCGCTCCTCCTTCTGCCGCCGGCGCGGCGACTCGCGGCCACTGCTGCAGGGGGTGACCGTGGAGAAGCTCTTCCCGTGA
- the LOC109757684 gene encoding protein SMALL AUXIN UP-REGULATED RNA 12-like — protein MCKVINTVQSLAWLRRAVRRWCSRASASVRPNKNMLEAAVPAGHVAVRVEGRGDGESSSRRFVVPVAQLSHPAFRELLQQAEEEYGFPSASGPLALPCDEDHLRDVLRRVSSSDSEERGCFRRRGAMAAPHDDSRPLLQGVAAEKLVS, from the coding sequence ATGTGCAAGGTTATCAACACGGTCCAGTCGCTCGCCTGGCTGCGCCGTGCCGTGCGACGGTGGTGCTCCCGCGCGTCGGCCTCAGTGCGGCCCAACAAGAACATGCTGGAAGCCGCGGTGCCGGCGGGGCACGTGGCGGTGCGCGTGGAGGGCCGCGGCGACGGGGAGTCGTCGTCGAGGCGGTTCGTTGTGCCGGTGGCGCAGCTCAGCCACCCGGCGTTCCGGGAGCTCCTCCAGCAGGCGGAGGAGGAGTACGGTTTCCCGTCGGCCTCCGGCCCCCTAGCGCTCCCCTGCGACGAGGACCACCTCCGCGACGTCCTCCGCCGCGTCTCGTCCTCCGACTCCGAGGAGCGTGGCTGCTTCCGCCGCCGCGGTGCCATGGCCGCGCCGCACGATGACTCGCGGCCGCTGCTGCAGGGGGTGGCCGCGGAGAAGCTCGTCTCGTGA